Proteins encoded together in one Streptomyces sp. NBC_01216 window:
- a CDS encoding cytochrome c oxidase assembly protein yields the protein MDHSGHGMTMDLPPFTLGRGLEFSADPFFLVGCAAGLALYGWGVARLRARGDGWPVSRTVFFAAGVLSIALMMCTKLNDYGMVMFSVHMVQHMVISMLSPILLLLGAPVTLALRALPVAARGTKGPREWLLMLLHSRYLRFVTHPAFTIPLFIASLYGLYFTPLFDTLMGSKVGHIGMMVHFLAVGLVFFWPIMGVDPGPHRPGYVMRMLELFAGMPFHAFFGIALMMATQPMVEVYENPPASLAIDALADQNAAGGIAWAFSEIPSVLVLIALVYQWYHSEQRQAVRKDRAADRDGDRELEAYNAYLASLRTREQ from the coding sequence ATGGATCACAGCGGGCACGGCATGACCATGGATCTGCCGCCGTTCACGCTGGGGCGGGGGCTGGAGTTCTCCGCGGACCCCTTCTTCCTCGTCGGGTGTGCGGCGGGCCTCGCCCTGTACGGCTGGGGTGTGGCGCGGCTACGGGCTCGCGGCGACGGCTGGCCGGTCAGCCGGACGGTGTTCTTCGCGGCCGGCGTGCTGAGCATCGCCCTGATGATGTGCACCAAGCTGAACGACTACGGCATGGTCATGTTCAGCGTGCACATGGTGCAGCACATGGTCATCTCGATGCTGTCGCCGATCCTGCTGCTGCTCGGCGCGCCGGTGACCCTGGCACTGCGGGCCCTGCCGGTCGCGGCCCGGGGGACGAAGGGGCCCCGCGAGTGGCTGCTGATGCTCCTGCACAGCCGGTACCTGCGGTTCGTCACGCATCCGGCGTTCACGATCCCGTTGTTCATCGCGAGCCTCTACGGCCTGTACTTCACGCCGCTCTTCGACACCCTGATGGGGTCGAAGGTGGGGCACATCGGCATGATGGTGCACTTCCTCGCGGTGGGTCTCGTCTTCTTCTGGCCGATCATGGGCGTGGACCCGGGCCCGCACCGCCCCGGCTACGTGATGCGGATGCTGGAGCTCTTCGCGGGCATGCCGTTCCACGCCTTCTTCGGCATCGCCCTGATGATGGCGACGCAGCCGATGGTCGAGGTGTACGAGAACCCGCCGGCCTCGCTGGCGATCGACGCGCTCGCCGACCAGAACGCGGCGGGCGGTATCGCCTGGGCGTTCAGCGAGATCCCGTCCGTCCTGGTGCTCATCGCCCTCGTCTACCAGTGGTACCACTCCGAACAGCGGCAGGCCGTGCGCAAGGACCGGGCGGCCGACCGCGACGGGGACAGGGAGCTGGAGGCGTACAACGCCTATCTGGCCTCGCTGCGGACCCGCGAGCAGTAG
- a CDS encoding 6-phosphofructokinase, giving the protein MRIGVLTSGGDCPGLNAVIRSVVHRAVVDHGDEVIGFHDGWKGLLECDYRKLDLDAVGGILARGGTILGSSRVQPAHLVGGVERARGHVADLGIDAIIPIGGEGTLKAANLLSEAGLPIVGVPKTIDNDIASTDVTFGFDTAVGVATEALDRLKTTAESHQRVLIVEVMGRHTGWIALHSGMAAGAHAIVVPERPFDIDELTARVGARFEAGKRFAIVVVAEGAKPREGSMEFDVGAKDIYGHERFTGVANQLSVELERRLGKEARPVILGHVQRGGTPTAYDRVLATRFGWHAVEAAHRGEFGMLTALRGTDIVMVPLSQAVETLKTVPAERYAEAECVL; this is encoded by the coding sequence ATGCGCATTGGTGTGCTCACCTCCGGCGGCGACTGCCCCGGTCTGAACGCCGTCATCCGTTCCGTCGTGCACCGCGCCGTCGTCGATCACGGCGACGAGGTCATCGGCTTCCACGACGGCTGGAAGGGCCTCCTGGAGTGCGACTACCGCAAGCTCGACCTTGACGCGGTGGGCGGCATCCTCGCCCGGGGCGGCACCATCCTCGGTTCCTCCCGCGTCCAGCCGGCGCACCTGGTCGGCGGCGTCGAGCGCGCCCGCGGCCACGTCGCCGACCTGGGCATCGACGCGATCATCCCGATCGGCGGCGAAGGCACCCTGAAGGCGGCCAATCTGCTGTCCGAGGCCGGGCTGCCGATCGTCGGCGTCCCGAAGACGATCGACAACGACATCGCCTCGACCGACGTCACCTTCGGATTCGACACCGCCGTGGGCGTGGCGACCGAGGCCCTCGACCGACTGAAGACCACCGCCGAGTCCCACCAGCGGGTCCTGATCGTCGAGGTCATGGGCCGGCACACCGGCTGGATCGCCCTTCACTCCGGCATGGCCGCGGGCGCCCACGCCATCGTCGTGCCCGAGCGCCCCTTCGACATCGACGAACTGACCGCGCGGGTCGGCGCGCGGTTCGAGGCCGGCAAGCGCTTCGCGATCGTGGTGGTCGCCGAGGGCGCCAAGCCGCGCGAAGGCTCGATGGAATTCGACGTGGGCGCCAAGGACATCTACGGTCACGAGCGCTTCACCGGCGTCGCCAACCAGCTGTCCGTCGAGCTGGAGCGGCGGCTCGGCAAGGAGGCCCGGCCGGTCATCCTCGGCCACGTCCAGCGGGGCGGCACGCCGACCGCCTACGACCGCGTCCTCGCCACCCGCTTCGGCTGGCACGCGGTGGAGGCGGCACACCGCGGCGAGTTCGGCATGCTGACCGCGCTGCGCGGCACGGACATCGTGATGGTGCCGCTGTCGCAGGCCGTGGAGACCCTCAAGACGGTCCCGGCCGAGCGGTACGCCGAGGCCGAGTGCGTGCTCTGA
- a CDS encoding type 1 glutamine amidotransferase — protein MSDSSLRLVWVYPDLLSTYGDQGNALVVERRARQRGLDVQRVDVRSDQPVPTSGDIYLVGGGEDRPQRLAAERLRRDGGLSRAASNGAIIFSVCAGYQILGHEFINDLGEREAGLGLIDVTSTRGEGDRCVGDVLADIDPRLGLPQLTGFENHQGITHLGPTARPFARTLLGRGNGTGDGTEGAYNDTVFGTYMHGPVMARNPQIADLLLKLALDVNALPPTDDRWYEALRAERIEAATQPA, from the coding sequence ATGAGTGACAGCAGCCTGCGTCTGGTCTGGGTCTACCCGGACCTGCTCAGCACCTACGGCGACCAGGGCAACGCCCTGGTCGTCGAGCGCCGCGCCCGCCAGCGCGGCCTGGACGTCCAGCGCGTCGACGTCCGCAGCGACCAGCCGGTGCCGACTTCCGGCGACATCTACCTGGTCGGCGGCGGCGAGGACCGGCCGCAGCGGCTCGCGGCCGAGCGGCTGCGGCGTGACGGCGGCCTCTCCCGCGCCGCGTCCAACGGCGCGATCATCTTCTCCGTCTGCGCCGGCTACCAGATCCTGGGCCATGAGTTCATCAACGACCTGGGCGAACGCGAGGCCGGACTCGGTCTGATCGACGTGACCTCCACCCGTGGCGAGGGCGACCGCTGCGTCGGTGACGTCCTCGCGGACATCGACCCGCGACTCGGCCTCCCCCAGCTCACCGGCTTCGAGAACCACCAGGGCATCACCCACCTCGGGCCGACCGCCCGCCCGTTCGCCCGCACCCTCCTGGGCCGGGGCAACGGCACCGGGGACGGGACCGAGGGCGCCTACAACGACACCGTGTTCGGCACGTACATGCACGGCCCCGTGATGGCACGCAACCCGCAGATCGCGGACCTGCTGCTCAAGCTGGCCCTCGACGTGAACGCGCTGCCGCCGACGGACGACCGCTGGTACGAGGCACTGCGCGCCGAGCGCATCGAGGCGGCCACGCAGCCCGCCTGA
- a CDS encoding Mur ligase family protein translates to MSGHPGNPEPLSPRAKLAVTAGKAAAAVSRAAGRGSGSVIGGRVALKLDPDLLGRLAQHLDVVLVSATNGKTTTTRLIAEALRASGPVVSNALGANMPAGITSALAGGSDAKYGVIEVDEKYLAGVARDTTPKAIALLNLSRDQLDRAAETRMLAEKWREGLSGSKAVVIANADDPLIVWAASSSANVVWVAAGQEWKDDAWSCPSCGGVMQRPGDDWFCGECGFRRPAPSWALNGDHVLDPHGSAWPIHLQLPGRANKANAATSAAVAAVFGVPPQVALERMYQVQAVAGRYDVVRFQDRDLRLLLAKNPAGWLETFSLIDQPPTPVILSVNARGADGTDTSWLWDVDYGRLAGHPIMVIGDRKLDLAVRLEVAGVEFRVCESIDEAVRQAPPGQIELIANYTAFQDVRRRVGN, encoded by the coding sequence ATGTCAGGACACCCCGGTAATCCAGAGCCGCTGTCGCCGCGCGCCAAACTGGCCGTGACGGCGGGCAAGGCAGCCGCCGCGGTGTCGCGCGCGGCCGGGCGCGGCAGCGGATCGGTGATCGGCGGCCGGGTGGCGCTCAAGCTCGACCCGGATCTGCTGGGTCGCCTGGCGCAGCATCTCGACGTCGTCCTGGTGTCCGCGACCAACGGCAAGACCACCACCACCCGGCTGATCGCGGAGGCCCTGCGCGCCAGCGGCCCGGTCGTCTCCAACGCCCTGGGCGCGAACATGCCCGCCGGCATCACCTCGGCGCTGGCCGGCGGCTCAGACGCCAAGTACGGCGTGATCGAGGTCGACGAGAAGTACCTGGCCGGTGTCGCCCGGGACACCACCCCCAAGGCGATCGCGCTGCTCAACCTCTCCCGCGACCAGCTCGACCGCGCGGCCGAGACCCGGATGCTCGCCGAGAAGTGGCGCGAGGGCCTCTCCGGCAGCAAGGCCGTGGTGATCGCCAACGCCGACGACCCGCTGATCGTGTGGGCCGCCTCCTCCTCCGCCAACGTGGTGTGGGTCGCCGCGGGCCAGGAGTGGAAGGACGACGCCTGGTCGTGCCCCTCCTGCGGCGGCGTGATGCAGCGGCCGGGCGACGACTGGTTCTGCGGCGAGTGCGGTTTCCGCCGCCCGGCGCCGAGCTGGGCGCTCAACGGCGACCACGTGCTGGACCCGCACGGTTCCGCCTGGCCCATCCACCTGCAGCTGCCCGGCCGCGCCAACAAGGCCAACGCCGCGACCTCCGCCGCCGTCGCCGCGGTGTTCGGGGTACCGCCGCAGGTCGCGCTGGAGCGGATGTACCAGGTACAGGCCGTGGCCGGCCGGTACGACGTGGTCCGCTTCCAGGACCGGGACCTGCGCCTGTTGCTCGCGAAGAACCCCGCGGGCTGGCTGGAGACCTTCTCCCTCATCGACCAGCCGCCGACGCCGGTGATCCTCTCCGTCAACGCGCGCGGCGCCGACGGCACCGACACCTCCTGGCTGTGGGACGTCGACTACGGCCGTCTCGCCGGTCACCCGATCATGGTCATCGGCGACCGCAAGCTGGACCTGGCGGTCCGCCTGGAGGTCGCGGGTGTGGAGTTCCGGGTGTGCGAGTCGATCGACGAGGCCGTCCGCCAGGCCCCGCCCGGCCAGATCGAGCTGATCGCCAACTACACCGCGTTCCAGGACGTCCGCCGCCGCGTCGGCAACTGA
- the def gene encoding peptide deformylase — MRNRPIPGSSGLVRAMTMLGAPVLHTPCEPVTDFGPVLDRLIEDMFATMYAANGVGLAANQVGVGLRVFVYDCPDDEDERHLGHLVNPRLVEADGDEIRGPEGCLSLPGLEAPTPRFDRAVVEGFRRDGTPVRVAGTGFFARCLQHECDHLEGGVYADRVTGWRRSRLLRAIRKEPWGVDTRAWGSGS; from the coding sequence ATGCGAAACCGGCCGATCCCCGGCAGTTCCGGCCTTGTCCGAGCCATGACGATGCTCGGCGCCCCGGTCCTGCACACGCCCTGTGAACCCGTCACCGACTTCGGACCGGTCCTCGACCGGCTGATCGAGGACATGTTCGCCACGATGTACGCCGCGAACGGGGTCGGTCTCGCGGCGAACCAGGTGGGGGTGGGCCTGCGGGTGTTCGTCTACGACTGCCCGGACGACGAGGACGAGCGTCATCTGGGGCACCTGGTCAATCCGCGGCTGGTGGAAGCGGACGGGGACGAGATACGCGGCCCCGAGGGCTGTCTGTCCCTGCCCGGCCTGGAGGCGCCCACGCCGCGCTTCGACCGGGCGGTCGTCGAGGGCTTCCGGAGGGACGGCACCCCGGTCCGCGTGGCGGGCACGGGCTTCTTCGCCCGCTGCCTCCAGCATGAGTGCGACCATCTGGAGGGCGGCGTCTACGCGGACCGCGTCACGGGGTGGCGCAGGTCGCGCCTGCTGAGGGCGATCCGCAAGGAGCCCTGGGGCGTGGACACCCGGGCCTGGGGGAGTGGGAGCTGA
- a CDS encoding TetR family transcriptional regulator: METTHRTTDQQKTAEQRRRELLEAADRVVLRDGPGASMNAIAAEAGITKPILYRHFGDKGGLYRALATRHTDALLGALRAALDAPADRRRRVEATLDTYLASIEAMPQVYRFLMHPAEETQQAEQRFDVGRHSAPLLRRMGEELGQVVAERIDLGPGGEAQARIWGHGIVGMMHAAGDWWLGERPCSRAELVRSLADLLWGRLAEAGDRDGGPVF; encoded by the coding sequence ATGGAGACCACACATCGGACCACCGACCAGCAGAAGACGGCCGAGCAGCGGCGCCGCGAACTGCTGGAGGCGGCGGACCGGGTGGTGCTCCGGGACGGGCCCGGCGCCTCGATGAACGCGATCGCCGCGGAGGCCGGGATCACCAAGCCCATCCTCTACCGACACTTCGGCGACAAGGGCGGGCTCTACCGCGCCCTGGCCACGCGCCACACCGACGCGCTGCTCGGCGCGCTGCGGGCGGCGCTCGACGCTCCGGCCGACCGGCGCCGGAGGGTCGAGGCCACCCTCGACACCTACCTCGCCTCCATCGAGGCCATGCCGCAGGTCTACCGCTTCCTTATGCACCCGGCGGAGGAGACCCAGCAGGCCGAGCAGCGTTTCGACGTGGGACGGCACTCGGCCCCGCTGCTGCGGCGGATGGGCGAGGAGCTGGGTCAGGTCGTCGCCGAGCGGATCGACCTCGGCCCCGGCGGCGAGGCGCAGGCCCGGATCTGGGGGCACGGCATCGTGGGCATGATGCACGCGGCCGGTGACTGGTGGCTCGGCGAGCGCCCCTGCTCCCGCGCCGAACTGGTCCGCAGCCTGGCCGACCTCCTGTGGGGCCGGTTGGCGGAAGCGGGCGACCGTGACGGCGGCCCGGTCTTCTGA
- a CDS encoding acyl-CoA dehydrogenase family protein, with translation MSEFTLELNDDQKQVRDWLHGFAEDVMRPAAAEWDEREETPWPIIQEAAKIGIYSLDFYAQQFFDPTGLGIPMAMEELFWGDAGIALSIVGTGLAAVGVLANGTEEQIGTWIPQMYGDVDDVKVAAFCSSEPDAGSDVASMRTRAVYDEAKDEWVLDGTKTWATNGGIANVHVVVAVVDPELGSRGHASFIVPPGTPGLSQGQKFKKHGIRASHTAEVVLEDVRVPGHCLLGGKEKLDERLARAREKAKAGGGGSVKNAAMATFEASRPAVGAMAVGTARAAYDYALEYARTREQFGRPIIDNQGIAFQLADMRTRIDAARLLVWRASWMATAGKPFTSAEGSMSKLFASETAREVTAQAIQILGGNGFTREYPVERMHRDAAIYTIFEGTSEIQRLVIARTLSGMPIR, from the coding sequence ATGTCCGAGTTCACGCTCGAACTCAACGACGACCAGAAGCAGGTCCGTGACTGGCTGCACGGATTCGCCGAGGACGTGATGCGCCCCGCCGCCGCGGAGTGGGACGAGCGTGAGGAGACTCCCTGGCCGATCATCCAGGAAGCCGCCAAGATAGGCATCTACTCTCTCGACTTCTACGCGCAGCAGTTCTTCGACCCGACCGGTCTCGGCATCCCGATGGCCATGGAGGAGCTGTTCTGGGGCGACGCGGGCATCGCCCTGTCCATCGTCGGTACCGGACTGGCCGCCGTCGGCGTCCTCGCCAACGGTACCGAGGAACAGATCGGCACCTGGATCCCCCAGATGTACGGTGACGTCGACGACGTCAAGGTCGCCGCCTTCTGCTCCTCCGAGCCCGACGCCGGCTCCGACGTCGCCTCGATGCGCACCCGGGCCGTCTACGACGAGGCCAAGGACGAGTGGGTCCTCGACGGCACCAAGACCTGGGCGACCAACGGCGGCATCGCCAACGTCCACGTCGTCGTCGCGGTCGTCGACCCCGAGCTCGGCTCCAGGGGGCACGCCTCCTTCATCGTCCCGCCGGGCACCCCCGGCCTCTCCCAGGGGCAGAAGTTCAAGAAGCACGGCATCCGCGCCTCGCACACCGCCGAGGTCGTCCTGGAGGACGTCCGCGTCCCCGGCCACTGCCTCCTCGGTGGCAAGGAGAAGCTCGACGAGCGTCTCGCCCGCGCCCGGGAGAAGGCGAAGGCCGGTGGCGGGGGGAGTGTCAAGAACGCCGCCATGGCCACCTTCGAGGCGTCCCGCCCCGCGGTCGGCGCCATGGCCGTAGGCACCGCCCGCGCCGCCTACGACTACGCGCTCGAGTACGCCAGGACCCGCGAGCAGTTCGGCCGCCCGATCATCGACAACCAGGGCATCGCCTTCCAGCTCGCCGACATGCGCACCCGGATCGACGCCGCGCGCCTGCTGGTCTGGCGCGCCTCGTGGATGGCGACGGCGGGCAAGCCGTTCACGTCGGCCGAGGGCTCCATGTCCAAGCTGTTCGCCAGCGAGACGGCCAGGGAGGTCACCGCCCAGGCGATCCAGATCCTCGGCGGCAACGGCTTCACGCGGGAGTACCCGGTGGAGCGGATGCACCGCGATGCCGCGATCTACACGATCTTCGAGGGCACCAGCGAGATCCAGCGGCTGGTGATCGCCCGTACCCTCTCGGGCATGCCGATCCGCTGA
- a CDS encoding VOC family protein encodes MEPIEMTLQLTIDCAEPVRLVPFWAAALRYVPQPPPEGHSSWREYWAATGVPEEELPEGAGESPESIVDPRGIGPRVWFQQVPEPKTVKNRLHLDLKVGGGREVPLAVRRERVDGEVARLTALGASVLRTMDEPNGMDYYAVVLRDPEGNEFCVV; translated from the coding sequence ATGGAGCCGATCGAGATGACCCTGCAGCTGACCATCGACTGCGCCGAGCCGGTGAGGCTCGTGCCCTTCTGGGCGGCGGCGCTGCGGTACGTGCCGCAGCCGCCGCCCGAGGGGCACTCCAGCTGGCGGGAGTACTGGGCGGCGACGGGGGTGCCGGAGGAGGAACTGCCCGAGGGGGCCGGGGAGTCGCCCGAGTCGATCGTGGACCCGCGGGGCATCGGTCCGCGGGTCTGGTTCCAGCAGGTACCGGAGCCGAAGACCGTCAAGAACCGGCTCCATCTCGACCTGAAGGTGGGCGGTGGGCGCGAGGTGCCGTTGGCGGTGCGGCGCGAGCGGGTCGACGGCGAGGTGGCACGGCTGACGGCGCTCGGCGCGTCGGTCCTCCGCACGATGGACGAGCCGAACGGGATGGACTACTACGCGGTGGTGCTCCGGGACCCGGAGGGCAACGAGTTCTGCGTGGTCTGA
- a CDS encoding cytochrome P450 — protein sequence MATTSTHVPSPAGTPLLGSMLDLRKDALGTFLRSQRELGDVVRFTAGPPGLRSVVYGVFSAAGAQQVLATESANFRKDNAFYQEVRESFGNGLLTSQDQDYLRQRRLVQPLFTRRRVDGYAEAVAVEVAAVLASWRDGGRTSVDVLDEMTVLALRAVARILFGTDVAEAVEVVERCFPVLGDYVLRRAYAPVTIPRDWPTPGNRRAAAVHAELYAVCDRIVAERRGSGTDQGDPDLLSLLAEAESAEDGSFDASELREQVLIFLLAGHETTATSLAFALHLLSLHPEEQKRAHEEVDRVLAGRTPTAADLDALPYLTQVLKEAMRLFPAAPVIGRRAVEATVVDGHTIPAGADVIVAPWVTHRHTDYWTDPERFDPDRFTPENEAARPRYAWFPFGGGPRACIGQHFSMLESVIALAMILQEYGFEAIDTEVPLGSAITLRAHGPARCALRPRT from the coding sequence ATGGCCACCACCAGCACCCACGTGCCCAGCCCCGCGGGGACACCCCTGCTCGGCTCGATGCTCGACCTCAGGAAGGACGCCCTCGGCACCTTCCTGCGCTCCCAGCGCGAACTCGGGGACGTCGTCCGCTTCACCGCCGGCCCACCCGGTCTGCGCTCCGTCGTCTACGGCGTCTTCTCCGCCGCCGGAGCCCAGCAGGTCCTGGCCACCGAATCCGCCAACTTCCGCAAGGACAACGCCTTCTACCAGGAGGTCCGCGAGTCCTTCGGCAACGGCCTGCTGACCAGCCAGGACCAGGACTACCTGAGGCAGCGCCGGCTCGTCCAGCCGCTCTTCACCCGCCGCCGCGTGGACGGCTACGCCGAGGCCGTCGCCGTCGAGGTCGCCGCGGTCCTCGCGTCCTGGCGGGACGGCGGCAGGACCTCCGTCGACGTCCTCGACGAGATGACCGTGCTCGCCCTGCGCGCGGTCGCCCGCATTCTCTTCGGCACGGACGTGGCCGAGGCCGTCGAGGTCGTCGAACGCTGCTTCCCCGTTCTCGGCGACTACGTCCTGCGCCGCGCGTACGCACCCGTGACCATCCCGCGGGACTGGCCGACCCCGGGCAACCGCCGCGCCGCCGCCGTCCACGCGGAGCTGTACGCCGTCTGCGACCGCATCGTCGCCGAGCGCCGCGGCTCCGGGACCGACCAGGGGGACCCCGACCTGCTGAGCCTCCTCGCCGAGGCCGAGAGCGCCGAGGACGGCAGCTTCGACGCCTCCGAGCTGCGCGAACAGGTCCTGATCTTCCTGCTCGCCGGCCACGAGACGACGGCCACCTCCCTCGCCTTCGCGCTCCACCTGCTCTCGCTCCACCCCGAGGAGCAGAAGCGCGCCCACGAGGAGGTCGACCGCGTCCTCGCCGGACGCACCCCGACGGCCGCCGATCTCGACGCCCTGCCCTACCTCACCCAGGTCCTCAAGGAGGCCATGCGGCTCTTCCCCGCCGCCCCGGTGATCGGCCGCCGGGCCGTCGAGGCCACCGTCGTCGACGGGCACACCATCCCGGCCGGCGCCGACGTGATCGTCGCCCCCTGGGTCACCCACCGGCACACCGACTACTGGACGGACCCGGAACGCTTCGACCCCGACCGCTTCACCCCGGAGAACGAGGCCGCCCGCCCCCGGTACGCCTGGTTCCCGTTCGGCGGAGGCCCCCGCGCCTGCATCGGGCAGCACTTCTCGATGCTGGAGTCGGTGATCGCACTGGCGATGATCCTCCAGGAGTACGGCTTCGAGGCGATCGACACCGAGGTGCCCCTCGGCTCGGCGATCACTCTCCGGGCGCACGGCCCGGCCCGCTGCGCCCTGCGCCCGCGCACATAG
- a CDS encoding putative protein N(5)-glutamine methyltransferase → MSLAPSLPLRSATVSRLRAAGCVFAEDEAELLFGAADSALELGTMVERRVAGLPLEHVVGWAAFAGLRIAVDPGVFVPRRRTEFLVARAVGLAGDGAVCVDLCCGSGAAGAVLLSAVAGAEVHACDIEPAAVRCARRNVEPLGGRVHEGDLFAPLPEGLRGRVEVLVANVPYVPSGEVALLPSEARDHEPLVALDGGADGLEVLRRVAAKAAGWLAPGGHLLVETSERQAGQAVAVLAGHGLSPRVEVSEEWYATVVVATRG, encoded by the coding sequence ATGTCGCTTGCCCCCTCTCTTCCCCTTCGCTCCGCCACCGTCTCCCGATTGCGCGCCGCGGGGTGCGTGTTCGCCGAGGACGAGGCGGAGCTCCTCTTCGGCGCGGCGGACAGCGCCCTCGAACTCGGCACCATGGTCGAGCGGCGCGTCGCCGGACTCCCCCTGGAACACGTCGTGGGGTGGGCCGCGTTCGCCGGTCTGCGGATCGCCGTCGATCCGGGGGTGTTCGTGCCCCGTCGGCGTACGGAGTTCCTCGTGGCGCGGGCGGTCGGCCTGGCCGGTGACGGTGCCGTGTGCGTCGATCTGTGCTGCGGATCGGGCGCGGCCGGCGCGGTGCTGCTCTCCGCCGTGGCGGGCGCCGAGGTGCACGCCTGTGACATCGAACCGGCGGCCGTGCGGTGCGCGCGGCGGAACGTCGAGCCGCTCGGGGGGCGGGTCCACGAGGGTGACCTCTTCGCCCCGTTGCCGGAGGGGCTGCGCGGACGGGTCGAGGTGCTGGTGGCGAACGTGCCGTACGTCCCGAGCGGGGAGGTCGCCCTGCTGCCGTCCGAGGCGCGCGATCACGAACCGCTGGTGGCGCTGGACGGCGGCGCGGACGGGCTGGAGGTGCTGCGGCGGGTGGCGGCGAAGGCCGCGGGCTGGCTGGCGCCGGGCGGGCACCTGCTGGTGGAGACGAGCGAGCGGCAGGCCGGTCAGGCCGTCGCGGTGCTCGCCGGCCACGGGCTGAGTCCGCGCGTGGAGGTCTCGGAGGAGTGGTACGCGACCGTGGTCGTCGCCACCCGCGGCTGA
- a CDS encoding glutathione peroxidase, which produces MSLYDIPLRTLTGAPVSLADYRDRAVLVVNVASQCGLTPQYAGLERLQKEYGDRGFTVLGVPCNQFAGQEPGNAEEIATFCSATYGVSFPLLEKTDVNGEGRHPLYTELTKAADAEGQSGDIQWNFEKFLIGRDGRVTRFRPRTEPDAPEVLAAIEAQLSA; this is translated from the coding sequence ATGAGCCTGTACGACATCCCGCTGCGCACCCTGACCGGCGCCCCGGTCTCCCTGGCCGACTACCGCGACCGGGCCGTCCTGGTCGTGAACGTGGCGTCCCAGTGTGGTCTGACGCCGCAGTACGCCGGTCTGGAACGGCTCCAGAAGGAGTACGGGGACCGCGGCTTCACCGTTCTCGGCGTGCCCTGCAACCAGTTCGCGGGTCAGGAGCCGGGGAACGCGGAGGAGATCGCGACCTTCTGTTCCGCGACGTACGGCGTGTCCTTCCCGCTGCTGGAGAAGACCGACGTGAACGGCGAGGGCCGTCACCCGCTCTACACAGAGCTGACGAAAGCGGCGGACGCCGAGGGCCAGTCCGGTGACATCCAGTGGAACTTCGAGAAGTTCCTGATCGGCCGGGACGGCCGGGTGACCCGCTTCCGTCCGCGTACCGAGCCGGACGCCCCCGAGGTGCTCGCGGCGATCGAGGCCCAGCTCTCCGCCTGA
- a CDS encoding DUF6011 domain-containing protein has translation MSEEPTAIVIDSGSGEEHRRVCCRLCGRPLTGARSRRTGLGPSCDAKLRPPGPDIRSHRHEVAQDPLPGI, from the coding sequence ATGAGTGAAGAACCGACGGCAATCGTGATCGATTCCGGGTCCGGCGAAGAGCACCGGCGTGTGTGCTGTCGCCTGTGCGGCCGGCCACTGACCGGGGCCCGGTCCCGGCGCACCGGACTGGGCCCCTCCTGCGACGCCAAGCTCCGCCCGCCGGGCCCCGACATCCGCTCCCACCGCCACGAGGTCGCGCAGGACCCGCTCCCGGGCATCTGA
- a CDS encoding acyl-CoA thioesterase yields the protein MTHPSDGLVGLLDLERIEADIFRGRSPQESLQRVFGGQVAGQALVAAGRTTEGDRPVHSLHAYFLRPGRPGVPIVYQVERVRDGRSFTTRRVTAVQQGRTIFHLTASFHRPEESGPEHQLAPRHVPAPETLPKVADEIRDHLGVLPETLERMARRQPFDIRYVDRLRWSKEEVRGAEPRSAVWMRAVGPLGDDPLVHTCALTYASDMTLLDAVRLPVEPLWGPRGFDMASLDHAMWFHRPFRADEWFLYDQESPIATGGRGLARGRIYDREGRLLVSVVQEGLFRKL from the coding sequence ATGACCCATCCCTCCGACGGACTCGTCGGCCTGCTCGACCTGGAGCGGATCGAGGCGGACATCTTCCGCGGCCGGAGCCCGCAGGAGTCGCTGCAGCGGGTCTTCGGCGGCCAGGTCGCCGGTCAGGCCCTGGTCGCGGCCGGGCGGACCACCGAGGGCGACCGGCCGGTCCACTCGCTGCACGCGTACTTCCTTCGGCCGGGCCGGCCTGGCGTCCCGATCGTGTACCAGGTGGAGCGGGTGCGGGACGGGCGTTCGTTCACCACGCGCCGGGTGACGGCCGTCCAGCAGGGGCGGACGATCTTCCATCTGACGGCCTCCTTCCACCGGCCGGAGGAGTCGGGTCCGGAGCACCAGCTGGCGCCTCGGCACGTCCCGGCCCCGGAGACACTGCCGAAGGTCGCGGACGAGATCCGCGACCACCTGGGGGTGCTGCCGGAGACACTGGAGCGGATGGCGCGCCGGCAGCCCTTCGACATCCGCTACGTCGACCGGCTGCGCTGGTCGAAGGAGGAGGTCAGGGGCGCGGAACCGCGCAGTGCGGTCTGGATGCGGGCGGTCGGGCCGCTGGGTGACGATCCGCTGGTGCACACCTGCGCGCTCACCTACGCCTCGGACATGACGCTGCTGGACGCGGTCCGTCTCCCGGTCGAGCCGCTGTGGGGCCCGCGCGGCTTCGACATGGCGTCACTGGACCACGCGATGTGGTTCCACCGTCCCTTCCGGGCGGACGAGTGGTTCCTCTACGACCAGGAGTCCCCGATCGCGACGGGCGGCCGGGGCCTGGCCCGCGGCCGGATCTACGACCGTGAGGGCAGGCTGCTGGTGTCGGTGGTGCAGGAGGGGCTGTTCCGGAAGCTCTGA